TTGCTGTGCTGCCAGCGCGCAGTTATCACTATTCAGGCCGCCGGCCAATAGCACGTTATCCAATGATTGGTTTGCCAGCAGCGACCAGTTGAAGGTTTTCCCGCTGCCGCCCTGACCGTTGTCGAACACGTAGCGATCGACATGGACGAGATCGCGCGCTGGCAGCGTATCTGCGATGCTCAGTGCTTTCCAAATCTGGCAAGCCGCAGGTAATTGCTGACGTAGCTGGTTGATCGTCTGTTGATCCTCATCACCGTGCAGTTGAACGGCCGCTAACCCTAACTGCGTCGTGATAGCAACAATGTGTTCGACGGGCGCATTGCGGAAAACACCGACATAGCGCAGTGGAGCGCCAGTCATCACGTCAGTGGCTTGTTTGGCATCAACGTAGCGTGGGGAACTGGCGACGAAGATTAAACCGCCGTAGAGCGCACCTGCTTGATAGGCGGCCTGTGCATCTTCTGCGCGCGTCAGGCCGCAGACCTTGTTTTCTCCCAAAATAACGCGGCGTACCGCGCCGTTCAGATCCGGCTCGGACATTAGCGAACTGCCGATCAGGAATCCCTGAGCAAAAGCGCTGAGTTCACGAATCTGCGCATGGCGATTGATGCCGGATTCACTGATTACGGTGACGCCAGCAGGCAGACGCGGGGCGAGCGTTCGGGTGCGATTGAGATCAATGGAGAGGTCGCGCAGGTCGCGGTTGTTGATCCCGACGACGCGCGCTTCCAATTGAATGGCCCGCTGTAACTCTTCTTCATTACTGACTTCCGTCAACACGCCTAGCTTCAGGCTGTGCGCCACGTCGGCCAGTTGCTGGTATTGCTCGTTGTCCAGCACAGACAGCATCAGCAGGATGGCATCGGCCTGATAGTAGCGAGCCAGATAGATCTGGTAAGGCGAAATAATAAAGTCTTTGCACAATACCGGCTGGTGCACCGCCGCACTGACTTGAGGCAGAAAGGCAAAGTCGCCCTGAAAATATTTCTCGTCGGTCAAAACAGAAATAGCGGACGCGTAATCTTTATAGACCTGGGCAATGGCTACCGGGTCGAAATCGTCGCGAATCAATCCTTTTGACGGTGACGCTTTTTTGCATTCCAGAATAAACGCGGGCTTATCCTGTTTCAGTGCCTGATAAAAGTCACGCTGACTGGGCACGATTTCATGCTGAAAAGAGGCCAATGGCTGTGCTTTTTCTCTCTCGGCAACCCAGAGCGCCTTATCGCGCACAATTTTATGTAATACGGTTTCCTGCATGGTTCCATTATCCTCTGGCGGACAGGGCGATAACGCGCTGATAAGCCTGTCCACTATGAATGACTTCAAGCGCCTGTTGCGCATTTTGGCGCAAATTTTCTTGTCCGAATAATCTCAGGAGCAACGCAACATTGGCGGCAACCGCAGCAGCGTGCGCGCGTTCACCTTTACCTTGTAGCAGTGACGCGAGAATGTCACGGTTTTCTTCTGGCGTACCGCCTTGTAAAGCGGACAGCGGATACGCATCCAGACCAAAATCGCGGTGCGTCAGTTCGTAGGTTTCAATCTCGCCATTGTGTAATTCGGCAACCTGTGTTGGTGCATGAATGGCGACTTCATCCATCCCGCCACCGTGTACGACAGCGGCACGCTGGTAGCCCAGCACTTTCAGCGTTTCGGCGATAGGGCGAACCAACTCCGGGCTATACACGCCAATCAGCGCCAATGGCGGACGAGCAGGGTTAACCAACGGCCCCAACACGTTGAAGACCGTGCGGGTTTTCAACTGCTGACGCACTGGCATCGCATGGCGGAAACCCAGATGATATTGCGGAGCAAACAGGAAACACACCCCCAGGTCGTCCAGCGCCTGGCGTGAATCCTGCGCGCTCATATCCAGCTTAATACCGAAAGCAGAGAGCAAGTCGGAGGAACCGGAGCGACTGGATACGCTGCGGTTGCCGTGCTTGGCGATTTTCAGGCCGCAACTGGCGGCGACGAAAGCGCTGGCAGTTGAAATGTTAATGCTGTTGGTACCGTCACCGCCTGTGCCGACGATGTCGGCAAATAAATAGTCAGGGCGGGGGAAAGGTTGCGCATCGGCCAGTAAGGCCGTGGCGGCACCGGCGATCTCGTCGGGATGCTCGCCGCGCACTTTCATGCTAATCAACGCCGCTGCCAGTTGGCTGGCTTCCAGCTCACCGCGAATAATGGCACCAAACAGCGCCTGACTTTCCTGACGGCTGATGTTGTCCGCGCGGTATAATTTTTCCAAGATAGTTTGCATGGTGGCGACATCCTGATCAGAAAACGGTTGTTCAGAAAATGGGCGTGTAGAAGACAGTTGCATCATCGTATCCCTCGTTAAGCCAGCGCCCAGTCCAACGTTTGTTCCAGCAGTCGTGCACCGTGCGTGGTCAGGATTGACTCCGGATGGAATTGGAAACCGCAGACGCGGTCGGCGTCGTTACGCACGGCCATCACCATCGTGTTGAAGTGCGCGTTGACGGTCAGCGTAGAAGGAATACGGCTGCCGACCAGCGAGTGGTAGCGAGCGACCGGTAACGGGTGCGGCAAACCGCTAAACATACCGCTGGCATCGTGGTCGATGGCCGACGCTTTGCCGTGCAGGATTTCACCTGCCTGACCAACATGGCCGCCATAGGCTTCCACAATGGCCTGATGGCCGAGGCAAATACCAATAATCGGCAACTGACCGCGCAGACGTTGCAGCAGTTCCGGCATGCAGCCTGCTTCGGCTGGGGTACCGGGGCCGGGGGAAAGCATAAGAA
The genomic region above belongs to Pectobacterium colocasium and contains:
- the trpCF gene encoding bifunctional indole-3-glycerol-phosphate synthase TrpC/phosphoribosylanthranilate isomerase TrpF; this translates as MQETVLHKIVRDKALWVAEREKAQPLASFQHEIVPSQRDFYQALKQDKPAFILECKKASPSKGLIRDDFDPVAIAQVYKDYASAISVLTDEKYFQGDFAFLPQVSAAVHQPVLCKDFIISPYQIYLARYYQADAILLMLSVLDNEQYQQLADVAHSLKLGVLTEVSNEEELQRAIQLEARVVGINNRDLRDLSIDLNRTRTLAPRLPAGVTVISESGINRHAQIRELSAFAQGFLIGSSLMSEPDLNGAVRRVILGENKVCGLTRAEDAQAAYQAGALYGGLIFVASSPRYVDAKQATDVMTGAPLRYVGVFRNAPVEHIVAITTQLGLAAVQLHGDEDQQTINQLRQQLPAACQIWKALSIADTLPARDLVHVDRYVFDNGQGGSGKTFNWSLLANQSLDNVLLAGGLNSDNCALAAQQGCAGLDFNSGVESEPGKKDSQKIAAVFATLRQPQH